CACAAATCATATTCAATTTTATTATTGATCTTTTGAATAATTTGGAATGTTTAGAATATCACGCAATTTACACAAGGTCGATGTCTTATAAAGAAACGTTTCTAGTCTCCTCATTAGTTCTAGCCGTTTATTTGCGCCCTGTTAAAATCTTTCTCCAAGTGGCTTGATAGTAAGTTCCTTGATCTGCAATAAACAACAACACGTGATTAATCATTGACATAGTGCAGTATTGTATGCAGTCAATATTTGTAAACCTCAACATGCTTCGGGGTCGAAATCACGTGTACTATACTATTCGCTATGTCTTCAGGCTCCAGAAAAGGTATTGGTTTCTTCAGTAAATCTGGATCATTGAATATGTCCGTCCGGACAGCTCCAGGACTTATGCTCTGCAGTGAAGAGTAATCACAATTAAATACTGCGGATAATAATTAGCTCTCTCATACATACTGTTAATTTGACTTTACTATTCTCGTTCAACAACTCTATGCGGAACGTTTCAGTAAGAGCTGTCACAGCATGTTTGGTTGCCGGATATACGTTATAAGTGGTCAAAGTATCAACCCCAACTGGTACTCCGTGACCTACGACACTATTCATATTAACTATATGGCCATCAACGTCTCGTCTTTTCATGGATTGATAACATTCGCGAGCGCACAAAATCAGCCCCATAATATTTGTTTCTACTACATCGCGAATAAGCTGGGTGTTACCGGGTTCGATTAGTTGCGTAG
The nucleotide sequence above comes from Armigeres subalbatus isolate Guangzhou_Male chromosome 3, GZ_Asu_2, whole genome shotgun sequence. Encoded proteins:
- the LOC134227953 gene encoding farnesol dehydrogenase-like, translating into MDRWQNRVAAVTGASAGIGWAIAKALLQSGMVVVGLARRVDKIEELKLTLAENLRGRLHSCKCDVSNEKDIVAAFKWIDSKFGGADVLVNNAGVLKSTQLIEPGNTQLIRDVVETNIMGLILCARECYQSMKRRDVDGHIVNMNSVVGHGVPVGVDTLTTYNVYPATKHAVTALTETFRIELLNENSKVKLTSISPGAVRTDIFNDPDLLKKPIPFLEPEDIANSIVHVISTPKHVEIKELTIKPLGERF